A region of the Cellulomonas sp. WB94 genome:
AGACGACCGTCTTCGCGTCGAGGATCTTGCTCCGGAACAGCTCGGCCGAGGCCGGGCCGATGTCCAGGCCGATGCGACCGTCCGGGATCGCGTCGGCGGCGACCACGTCGTGCGGCGAGTCGGCAGCGAACGCGTCCGCCACGACGATGTCCGTGGGCAGGACGATCTCGACGCCACTCTCGGCTGCCTGCGCGAGGTAGCCCTTGACGGTCTCGATCTGGTCCTGCTCGAGCAGCGAGTTGCCGACCGAGTAGCCCTTGGCCGCGAGGAACGTGAAGACCATGCCGCCACCGATGAGGAGACGGTCGGCCTTCGTCATGAGGTTCGCGATGACGCCGAGCTTGTCGGAGACCTTCGAGCCACCGAGCACGACCACGTAGGGCCGCTCGGGGTCGTCGGTCGCCTTGCGCAGCGAGTCGACCTCCTTGAGGACGAGCTTGCCGACCGCGGCGGGCAGCTTGAGCGCGATGTCGTAGACCGACGCCTGCTTGCGGTGCACGACACCGAAGCCGTCGGACACGTAGACGTCGGCCAGCGCGGCGAGGTCGTCCGCGAGCGACTCGCGCTCGGCGTCGACCTTGGAGGTCTCGCGCGGGTCGAACCGGATGTTCTCGAGCAGGGCGATCTCGCCGTCGCCGAGGGCGGCGACGGTGGCCTTGGCCGACTCGCCGATGGTGTCCTTCGCGAGCGCGACCGGCTTGCCCAGCAGCTCGCCGAGGCGCGCGGCGACGGGCGCGAGCGAGTAC
Encoded here:
- a CDS encoding phosphoglycerate kinase; translation: MKTIEDLGDLRGKRVLVRSDFNVPLDGTTITDDGRVRAALPTLNALLDAGARVVVTAHLGRPKGAPEDKYSLAPVAARLGELLGKPVALAKDTIGESAKATVAALGDGEIALLENIRFDPRETSKVDAERESLADDLAALADVYVSDGFGVVHRKQASVYDIALKLPAAVGKLVLKEVDSLRKATDDPERPYVVVLGGSKVSDKLGVIANLMTKADRLLIGGGMVFTFLAAKGYSVGNSLLEQDQIETVKGYLAQAAESGVEIVLPTDIVVADAFAADSPHDVVAADAIPDGRIGLDIGPASAELFRSKILDAKTVVWNGPAGVFEFEAFSAGTRAVAQALVDAGTNGAFTIVGGGDSAAAVRILGFDEAGFGHISTGGGASLEFLEGKTLPGIAVLEA